A single Providencia manganoxydans DNA region contains:
- the metC gene encoding cystathionine beta-lyase has protein sequence MAKIRPETQLVHLGRNPKYTQKGVNPIIQRTSSVIFDTVEEKRHATQNRANSVLFYGRRGTQTHFAFQEAMTELECGAGTVLYPSGAAAITNSILSFVSSGDHILVTGSAYDPTQNFCDKILTKLNIKTDYFDPLIGAGIAELLRTNTRIVFLEAPSSITMEIHDLPAIVQAIRQQAPETIIMIDNTWAAGVLLKPLLLDIDISIQSATKYINGHSDSMLGIAVANQRCIKTLRENSYLLGQTADPDTVYMAGRGLHTLATRLKQHESSGLTVAQWLEQRPEVESVYHPALPSCPGHSFFVRDFSGSNGLFSFQLKSRLSQQQFEDFLNHFSHFKMGYSWGGYESLILGYQKEDLLSMRQYDFQPNDGTFFRIHVGLEHPQDLIDDLALAFERI, from the coding sequence ATGGCAAAGATCCGCCCCGAAACACAACTTGTCCATCTTGGCAGAAATCCTAAATATACCCAAAAAGGTGTTAATCCAATTATTCAGCGCACCTCGTCAGTGATTTTTGACACTGTTGAAGAGAAGCGCCATGCTACACAAAATAGGGCAAATTCAGTCCTTTTTTATGGTCGCAGAGGAACCCAAACACACTTTGCCTTCCAAGAGGCCATGACTGAACTTGAATGTGGTGCAGGCACAGTATTATACCCTTCTGGCGCAGCTGCTATTACCAATTCAATATTATCTTTTGTTTCTTCTGGCGATCATATTTTAGTCACAGGCTCAGCTTACGATCCGACACAAAATTTTTGTGACAAAATCCTTACTAAGCTAAACATTAAAACCGACTATTTTGATCCGTTAATCGGCGCTGGTATTGCCGAACTATTGCGCACTAATACACGTATTGTTTTTTTAGAAGCGCCTAGTTCTATTACCATGGAAATACATGATCTTCCTGCGATTGTTCAAGCTATCCGCCAACAAGCACCTGAAACGATTATCATGATTGATAATACTTGGGCCGCAGGTGTATTACTGAAACCTTTGCTACTCGATATTGATATTTCAATCCAATCTGCCACCAAATATATCAATGGTCATTCAGATTCAATGTTAGGCATTGCGGTTGCCAATCAACGCTGTATTAAGACATTACGTGAAAATTCCTATTTACTTGGTCAAACCGCGGATCCCGATACGGTATATATGGCTGGACGTGGTTTGCACACATTAGCCACGCGCTTAAAACAGCATGAAAGTAGTGGCCTCACTGTTGCACAATGGTTAGAACAACGGCCTGAAGTTGAATCTGTTTACCACCCAGCTTTACCTTCTTGCCCGGGACACTCATTTTTTGTTCGCGATTTTAGCGGCAGCAATGGATTATTCTCTTTTCAACTAAAATCACGTCTCTCCCAGCAGCAATTTGAAGATTTTCTAAACCATTTTAGCCACTTCAAAATGGGCTATTCATGGGGTGGCTATGAATCATTAATTTTAGGCTACCAAAAAGAAGATCTATTAAGTATGCGTCAATACGATTTCCAACCTAATGACGGCACCTTTTTCCGTATCCATGTTGGCCTAGAGCATCCACAAGATCTGATTGATGATCTGGCATTGGCATTTGAACGCATTTAA